One region of Gemmatimonadaceae bacterium genomic DNA includes:
- the folD gene encoding bifunctional methylenetetrahydrofolate dehydrogenase/methenyltetrahydrofolate cyclohydrolase FolD, with protein MRAELIDGVAIARAIRQETAEKAARLTERGIRPGLAVVLVGEDPASTVYVRSKGKACEEAGMHSVSIQLPASTSQTELSKVVKALNADSLVHGILVQMPLPKHLDADAVIRAIDPRKDVDGFHPVNVGKLLIGERDGFVPCTAAGIQEMLRRSGVDTNGADCVIVGRSNIVGKPMAALLMQDAAGANGTVTVCHRHTRDLAAHTKRADILIVAAGRAGLVTAEMIRPGAVVIDVGMNRIPDPSVPNGYRLVGDVDFASVSQVASKITPVPGGVGPMTIAMLLANTVRAASAFAKA; from the coding sequence CGCAATCGCGCGCGCTATTCGCCAGGAAACTGCCGAAAAAGCCGCCCGACTGACGGAGCGGGGAATCAGGCCCGGGCTTGCGGTCGTGCTCGTGGGCGAGGACCCGGCAAGCACCGTCTATGTACGATCGAAGGGGAAGGCGTGCGAAGAGGCCGGGATGCACAGCGTGTCCATTCAACTGCCTGCGTCCACGTCCCAGACCGAGCTTTCCAAAGTCGTCAAGGCTCTCAACGCGGATTCGCTGGTTCACGGGATCCTCGTCCAGATGCCGCTGCCGAAGCATCTCGATGCGGACGCGGTCATTCGCGCCATCGATCCGCGCAAGGACGTGGACGGATTCCATCCGGTAAATGTCGGCAAGCTGCTGATTGGAGAGCGCGACGGATTCGTGCCGTGCACCGCCGCGGGAATCCAGGAGATGCTGCGGCGCTCAGGAGTGGACACGAACGGCGCCGACTGCGTGATCGTCGGACGCAGCAATATCGTCGGCAAGCCGATGGCCGCGCTGCTCATGCAGGACGCGGCCGGCGCAAACGGAACGGTCACTGTTTGCCATCGCCACACGCGCGATCTCGCCGCGCACACGAAGCGCGCCGACATACTCATAGTGGCTGCGGGAAGAGCGGGCCTCGTGACGGCGGAGATGATCCGGCCCGGCGCAGTTGTGATAGACGTCGGGATGAATCGCATTCCAGATCCGTCCGTACCGAACGGATATCGCCTCGTCGGTGACGTGGACTTCGCGTCCGTCAGTCAGGTCGCATCGAAGATCACGCCGGTTCCCGGCGGCGTTGGCCCAATGACGATAGCGATGCTTCTCGCGAACACGGTACGAGCCGCATCGGCGTTCGCCAAGGCATGA